A stretch of Prunus dulcis chromosome 6, ALMONDv2, whole genome shotgun sequence DNA encodes these proteins:
- the LOC117632122 gene encoding aspartic proteinase-like protein 1 isoform X2, with protein MFRFWLLWILGVIYFGFHVIAYSALPYLPLTIVPWCSLVFGASIMQDRDLNEYSPLGSNTSKHVSCSHELCESGTNCESPKQSCPYTVDYYTENTSSSGLLVEDILHFAAGGDDGPNTSIEAPVIIGCGMKQSGGYLDGIAPDGLLGLGLGEISVPTFLAKAGLTKNSFSMCFDEDDSGRLFFGDQGPATQQSTSFLPSNGNYETYIVGVEACCIGNSCLKQTSFKALVDSGTSFTFLPEALYDKISEEFDRQVNATITNYAGSPWKYCYNTSSQDLPKVPSVTFMFVANNSFVVHDPVFPINGNQGVVGFCLAIQPTDGDIGTIGQNFMTGYRTVFDRENLKLGWSRSNCQDFSDAKSMPLTPSKGTPPNPLPTNEQQSTPGGFAPAVAGRAPSKPSAASSRLVSSQFCSLRLLPLLLVLFLIVLVI; from the exons ATGTTTCGTTTCTGGTTGCTTTGGATACTGGGAGTGATCTATTTTGGGTTCCATGTGATTGCATACAGTGCGCTCCCTTATCTGCCTCTTACTATAGTACCCTG GTGCTCCCTCGTATTTGGGGCATCTATTATGCAGGATAGAGATTTGAACGAGTACAGCCCATTGGGTTCAAACACCAGCAAGCATGTATCTTGCAGCCATGAGTTATGTGAATCTGGTACAAACTGCGAGAGTCCCAAGCAGTCATGCCCGTACACTGTTGACTACTACACAGAAAATACATCGAGTTCTGGACTTCTTGTGGAGGACATATTACACTTTGCTGCTGGCGGTGATGATGGGCCAAACACTTCTATTGAAGCCCCTGTTATCATAGG ATGTGGTATGAAGCAAAGTGGTGGTTACCTGGATGGGATTGCTCCCGATGGTCTTTTGGGTTTAGGACTTGGAGAGATTTCAGTTCCTACTTTCCTTGCTAAGGCAGGATTGACCAAGAACTCTTTCTCAATGTGCTTTGATGAGGATGATTCTGGGAGACTATTTTTTGGGGACCAGGGACCAGCTACACAACAATCTACATCTTTCCTGCCTTCAAATGGAAACTA TGAAACCTATATTGTTGGAGTGGAAGCATGTTGTATTGGAAATTCTTGTCTTAAGCAGACAAGCTTCAAAGCATTGGTTGACAGTGGGACATCATTTACATTTCTTCCAGAAGCATTGTATGATAAAATTTCAGAGGAG TTTGACAGACAGGTAAATGCGACAATCACCAACTATGCAGGATCTCCTTGGAAGTACTGCTACAATACAAG TTCTCAAGATCTTCCCAAAGTGCCTTCTGTCACGTTCATGTTCGTGGCAAACAACAGCTTTGTGGTACATGACCCTGTCTTTCCGATAAACGGTAATCAG GGAGTTGTTGGGTTTTGCTTAGCCATACAGCCGACAGATGGTGATATTGGAACAATTGGAC aGAACTTCATGACGGGATACCGGACAGTATTTGATAGAGAGAACTTAAAGTTAGGCTGGTCTCGCTCAAATT GCCAAGATTTTAGTGATGCTAAGAGTATGCCCCTAACTCCCTCAAAAGGCACACCACCAAATCCCTTGCCAACAAATGAGCAGCAGAGCACACCGGGTGGCTTTGCACCTGCTGTTGCTGGAAGAGCTCCCTCAAAACCATCAGCTGCATCAAGTCGGCTCGTCTCATCCCAGTTTTGTTCGTTGAGATTGTTGCCTCTACTGCTTGTATTATTTCTGATTGTCCTCGTCATCTAG
- the LOC117632122 gene encoding aspartic proteinase-like protein 1 isoform X1: protein MAARSLLSVLLLLACVLLEPQNARALTLSARLIHRFSDEAKALRISRSGEDYKDLGRWPQRNSMDYYHLLASTDFQKQKMKLGSRRHFQFLFPSEGSNTVSFGNDFGWLHYTWIDIGTPNVSFLVALDTGSDLFWVPCDCIQCAPLSASYYSTLDRDLNEYSPLGSNTSKHVSCSHELCESGTNCESPKQSCPYTVDYYTENTSSSGLLVEDILHFAAGGDDGPNTSIEAPVIIGCGMKQSGGYLDGIAPDGLLGLGLGEISVPTFLAKAGLTKNSFSMCFDEDDSGRLFFGDQGPATQQSTSFLPSNGNYETYIVGVEACCIGNSCLKQTSFKALVDSGTSFTFLPEALYDKISEEFDRQVNATITNYAGSPWKYCYNTSSQDLPKVPSVTFMFVANNSFVVHDPVFPINGNQGVVGFCLAIQPTDGDIGTIGQNFMTGYRTVFDRENLKLGWSRSNCQDFSDAKSMPLTPSKGTPPNPLPTNEQQSTPGGFAPAVAGRAPSKPSAASSRLVSSQFCSLRLLPLLLVLFLIVLVI from the exons ATGGCGGCTCGATCTCTACTCTCTGTGCTTCTTCTACTGGCGTGCGTGCTTCTAGAGCCTCAGAATGCTCGCGCGCTTACGCTGTCCGCGAGGCTCATACACCGCTTCTCAGATGAGGCGAAGGCGCTTCGGATTTCGAGAAGCGGAGAAGACTACAAGGACTTAGGTCGGTGGCCGCAGAGGAACTCCATGGATTACTATCACCTACTTGCAAGCACCGACTTCCAGAAACAGAAGATGAAGCTCGGCTCTCGTCGCCACTTCCAGTTCCTCTTCCCCTCTGAAGGTAGCAACACGGTATCGTTTGGCAACGACTTCGGCTG GTTACATTATACGTGGATTGATATAGGGACGCCAAATGTTTCGTTTCTGGTTGCTTTGGATACTGGGAGTGATCTATTTTGGGTTCCATGTGATTGCATACAGTGCGCTCCCTTATCTGCCTCTTACTATAGTACCCTG GATAGAGATTTGAACGAGTACAGCCCATTGGGTTCAAACACCAGCAAGCATGTATCTTGCAGCCATGAGTTATGTGAATCTGGTACAAACTGCGAGAGTCCCAAGCAGTCATGCCCGTACACTGTTGACTACTACACAGAAAATACATCGAGTTCTGGACTTCTTGTGGAGGACATATTACACTTTGCTGCTGGCGGTGATGATGGGCCAAACACTTCTATTGAAGCCCCTGTTATCATAGG ATGTGGTATGAAGCAAAGTGGTGGTTACCTGGATGGGATTGCTCCCGATGGTCTTTTGGGTTTAGGACTTGGAGAGATTTCAGTTCCTACTTTCCTTGCTAAGGCAGGATTGACCAAGAACTCTTTCTCAATGTGCTTTGATGAGGATGATTCTGGGAGACTATTTTTTGGGGACCAGGGACCAGCTACACAACAATCTACATCTTTCCTGCCTTCAAATGGAAACTA TGAAACCTATATTGTTGGAGTGGAAGCATGTTGTATTGGAAATTCTTGTCTTAAGCAGACAAGCTTCAAAGCATTGGTTGACAGTGGGACATCATTTACATTTCTTCCAGAAGCATTGTATGATAAAATTTCAGAGGAG TTTGACAGACAGGTAAATGCGACAATCACCAACTATGCAGGATCTCCTTGGAAGTACTGCTACAATACAAG TTCTCAAGATCTTCCCAAAGTGCCTTCTGTCACGTTCATGTTCGTGGCAAACAACAGCTTTGTGGTACATGACCCTGTCTTTCCGATAAACGGTAATCAG GGAGTTGTTGGGTTTTGCTTAGCCATACAGCCGACAGATGGTGATATTGGAACAATTGGAC aGAACTTCATGACGGGATACCGGACAGTATTTGATAGAGAGAACTTAAAGTTAGGCTGGTCTCGCTCAAATT GCCAAGATTTTAGTGATGCTAAGAGTATGCCCCTAACTCCCTCAAAAGGCACACCACCAAATCCCTTGCCAACAAATGAGCAGCAGAGCACACCGGGTGGCTTTGCACCTGCTGTTGCTGGAAGAGCTCCCTCAAAACCATCAGCTGCATCAAGTCGGCTCGTCTCATCCCAGTTTTGTTCGTTGAGATTGTTGCCTCTACTGCTTGTATTATTTCTGATTGTCCTCGTCATCTAG
- the LOC117629839 gene encoding protein CELLULOSE SYNTHASE INTERACTIVE 1: MGSRDRSSMEDADGTLASVAQCIEQLRQSSSSVQEKEYSLKQLLELIDTRENAFSAVGSHSQAVPVLVSLLRSGSVGVKIQAATVLGSLCKENELRVKVLLGGCIPPLLGLLRSSSAEGQIAAAKTIYAVSQGGARDHVGSKIFSTEGVVPVLWEQLQKGIKTGSLVDSLLTGALKNLSSSTEGFWTATFQAGGVDALVKLLSTGQPNTQANVCFLLACMMMEDASVCSKVLASEATKQLLKLLGSGNEACVRAEAAGALKSLSSQCKEARREIANFNGIPVLINATIAPSKEFMQGEYAQALQENAMCALANISGGLSYVISSLGQSLESCSSPAQIADTLGALASALMIYDSTAESNRASDPVVIEQTLVSQFKPRLPFLVQERTIEALASLYGNSVLSTKLSNSEAKRLLVGLITMATNEVQDELMRALLTLCNSEESLWRALQGREGVQLLISLLGLSSEQQQECAVALLCLLSNENDESKWAITAAGGIPPLVQILETGSAKAKEDSASILRNLCNHSEDIRACVESADAVPALLWLLKNGSPNGKEIAAKTLNHLIHKSDTATISQLTALLTSDLPESKVYVLDALKSMLSVVPLNDISREGSAANDAIETMIKILSSTKEETQAKSASALAGIFESRKDLRESSIAVKTLWSAIKLISVESVSILAEASRCLAAIFLSIKENRDVAAVARDVLSPLVVLANSSVLEVAELATCALANLILDSEVSEKAVAEEIIFPATRVLREGSVSGKTHAAAAIARLLHSRQIDYALTDCVNRAGTVLALVSFLESVHASVATSEALEALAILSRSEGATGETKPAWAVLAEFPKSITPIVLSIADAAPLLQDKAIEILSRLCRDQPDVLGDTVATASGCISSITKRVINSTKSKVKIGGAALLICAAKVSHQRVTEDLSESNLCTHLIQSLVAMLTSLGNPGDDDNDSISIYRRSKEETKNDESNSSTGVIYGVNLVMWLLSVLACHDERCKIVIMEAGAVEVLTDRISNCFSPYSQIEFKEDSSIWIYTLLLAILFQNRDIIRAHATMKSIPVLANWLRSEELTTRYFAAQAMASLVCNGSRGTLLSVANSGAAGGLISLLGCADVDISDLLQLSEEFGLVRYPEQVALERLFRVEDIRVGATSRKAIPALVDLLKPIPDRPGAPFLALGLLTQLAKDCPSNKIVMVESGALEALTRYLSLGPQDATEEAATDLLGILFGSAEIRRHDSSFGAVSQLVAVLRLGGRASRYSAAKALESLFSADHIRNAESARQAVQPLVEILNTGSEREQHAAIAALVRLLSENPSRALAVADVEMNAVDVLCKILSSNCSMELKGDAAELCCVLFGNTRIRSTMAAARCVEPLVSLLVTEFSPAQHSVVRALDKLVDDEQLAELVAAHGAVIPLVGLLYGKNYLLHEAISRALVKLGKDRPACKMEMVKAGVIESILDILHEAPDFLCAAFAELLRILTNNASIAKGPSASKVVEPLFMLLTRPEFGPDGLHSALQVLVNILEHPQCRSDYSLTSHQAIEPIIPLLDSPAPAVQQLAAELLSHLLFEEQLQKDSVTQQVIGPLIRVLGSGIHILQQRAVKALVSIALIWPNEIAKEGGVTELSKVILQSDPSLPHALWESAASVLSSILQFSSEFYLEVPVAVLVRLLRSGSESTVVGALNALLVLESDDATSAEAMAESGALEALLELLRSHQCEETAARLLEVLLNNVKIRETKATKSAIVPLSQYLLDPQTQAQQARLLATLALGDLFQNEGLARSADAVSACRALVNVLEDQPTEEMKVVAICALQNLVMYSRSNKRAVAEAGGVQVVLDLIGSSDPETSIQAAMFVKLLFSNNTIQEYASSETVRAITAAIEKDLWATGTVNEEYLKALNSLFSNFPRLRATEPATLSIPHLVTSLKTGSEATQEAALDALFLLRQAWSACPAEVSRAQSIAAADAIPLLQYLIQSGPPRFQEKTEFLLQCLPGTLVVIIKRGNNMKQSVGNPSVYCKITLGNTPPKQTKVVSTGPNPEWDETFSWSFESPPKGQKLHISCKNKSKMGKSSFGKVTIQIDRVVMLGAVAGEYTLLPESKSGPSRNLEIEFQWSNK, encoded by the exons ATGGGTTCAAG GGATCGTAGTAGCATGGAGGATGCAGATGGGACATTGGCAAGTGTTGCTCAATGCATTGAGCAGCTGCGTCAAAGTTCCTCATCTGTACAAGAGAAGGAATATTCATTGAAGCAGTTGCTTGAGCTTATTGATACTCGTGAAAATGCTTTCAGTGCTGTTGGATCTCACTCTCAAGCAGTTCCAGTACTTGTTTCTCTTCTTCGATCAGGTTCAGTTGGAGTTAAGATACAAGCTGCTACTGTTTTAGGCTCTCTCTGTAAGGAGAATGAACTAAGGGTGAAGGTCTTGCTTGGAGGATGCATTCCACCATTGCTTGGTCTACTCAGGTCCAGCTCGGCAGAAGGGCAAATTGCAGCTGCAAAAACAATTTATGCTGTTTCTCAAGGTGGTGCTAGGGATCATGTTGgatcaaaaatattttcaactGAAGGAGTTGTGCCAGTGCTTTGGGAGCAGCTGCAAAAAGGGATCAAGACTGGTAGCTTGGTTGATAGCTTGTTGACTGGAGCATTAAAGAACCTATCCAGCAGCACGGAGGGATTCTGGACTGCAACCTTTCAAGCTGGAGGAGTGGATGCACTTGTGAAGTTGCTTTCGACTGGACAGCCAAACACTCAAGCTAACGTGTGCTTTCTTCTGGCATGTATGATGATGGAAGATGCATCTGTTTGTTCTAAGGTGCTGGCTTCAGAGGCTACAAAGCAACTTCTCAAGCTTTTGGGGTCTGGCAATGAAGCTTGTGTTAGAGCAGAAGCAGCAGGTGCTCTAAAATCTCTTTCTTCCCAGTGCAAAGAAGCAAGGCGGGAAATAGCTAATTTCAATGGTATTCCTGTGTTGATAAATGCTACAATAGCCCCTTCAAAAGAATTCATGCAGGGCGAGTATGCCCAAGCGTTGCAGGAGAATGCTATGTGTGCTTTAGCAAATATTTCTGGTGGTTTGTCATATGTGATCTCAAGCCTTGGTCAAAGCCTTGAATCTTGCTCTTCACCTGCCCAAATTGCTGATACATTAGGGGCTTTAGCTTCAGCTCTTATGATATATGATAGTACAGCAGAATCTAATAGAGCATCAGATCCTGTGGTTATTGAGCAGACTTTGGTTTCACAATTCAAACCTCGTTTACCATTTCTTGTTCAGGAAAGAACCATAGAGGCCCTTGCAAGTTTGTATGGGAATTCCGTACTCTCAACTAAACTCTCAAATTCAGAAGCAAAACGTTTGCTTGTTGGTTTGATCACAATGGCTACAAATGAAGTTCAGGATGAGCTTATGAGAGCTCTTCTTACACTTTGCAATAGTGAAGAAAGTCTCTGGCGTGCGCTTCAAGGCCGTGAAGGGGTTCAGCTGTTGATATCACTTCTTGGGCTTTCATCAGAACAGCAGCAAGAATGTGCAGTTGCACTGCTTTGCCTGCTTTCTAATGAGAATGACGAAAGTAAATGGGCTATTACTGCTGCTGGTGGCATACCTCCACTGGTTCAGATTCTAGAGACGGGATCTGCAAAAGCCAAGGAAGATTCAGCATCAATCCTTAGGAACCTATGCAATCACAGTGAAGATATACGTGCGTGTGTCGAAAGTGCTGATGCTGTTCCTGCATTATTATGGCTTCTGAAGAATGGAAGCCCAAACGGAAAAGAAATTGCAGCGAAGACTTTAAATCATTTAATCCATAAATCTGATACAGCAACCATCAGCCAACTTACTGCATTATTAACCAGTGATCTACCTGAATCTAAAGTGTATGTCTTGGATGCTCTGAAAAGTATGCTGTCGGTGGTCCCCCTCAATGATATATCACGTGAAGGTAGTGCTGCTAATGATGCAATTGAGACAATGATAAAAATTTTGAGCTCAACTAAAGAAGAGACTCAAGCCAAGTCTGCATCAGCTTTAGCTGGAATCTTTGAATCTAGGAAGGACTTGCGTGAAAGTAGCATTGCTGTTAAAACTCTTTGGTCAGCCATTAAGTTGATTAGTGTTGAATCTGTAAGTATCCTTGCAGAGGCCTCACGTTGCCTTGCAGCAATATTTCTTTCGATTAAAGAGAACCGGGATGTTGCTGCTGTTGCTCGAGATGTATTATCTCCGTTAGTTGTGCTTGCTAACTCTTCAGTTCTGGAAGTTGCAGAACTAGCAACATGTGCTTTGGCTAATCTTATTTTGGACAGTGAAGTTTCAGAGAAAGCAGTTGCTGAAGAAATCATTTTCCCAGCTACTAGAGTTTTGCGTGAAGGCTCGGTATCTGGAAAGACCcatgcagcagcagcaattGCTCGCCTGCTCCATTCTCGTCAAATTGATTATGCTTTAACCGATTGCGTCAATCGTGCTGGAACCGTTCTTGCACTAGTTTCTTTTCTAGAATCTGTTCATGCATCTGTTGCCACATCAGAGGCACTCGAGGCACTTGCTATTCTGTCCAGGTCAGAAGGAGCTACTGGAGAAACAAAACCTGCATGGGCGGTTTTAGCTGAATTCCCGAAAAGCATAACCCCAATAGTTTTATCCATTGCTGATGCAGCACCCTTGTTGCAGGATAAAGCTATTGAAATATTATCCCGACTCTGCAGAGATCAGCCTGATGTATTGGGGGACACAGTTGCTACTGCCTCTGGATGTATATCATCAATCACTAAAAGGGTGATCAATTCAACTAAATCAAAGGTTAAAATTGGAGGAGCTGCACTCCTTATTTGTGCTGCAAAAGTTAGTCATCAGAGGGTTACGGAAGATCTTAGCGAATCAAACTTATGTACCCATCTCATTCAATCTCTTGTTGCAATGCTTACTTCTTTGGGAAACCCAGGGGATGATGACAATGACTCCATTAGCATTTATAGGCGTagtaaagaagaaacaaagaatgATGAATCTAATTCAAGCACAGGAGTTATTTATGGTGTTAATTTAGTTATGTGGCTTCTGTCTGTTCTCGCCTGTCATGATGAAAGGTGCAAGATTGTGATTATGGAGGCTGGGGCGGTGGAAGTTCTCACAGACAGGATCTCAAATTGTTTTTCACCCTACTCTCAG ATTGAGTTTAAAGAAGATAGTAGCATATGGATTTATACTTTGCTGCTGGCAATCTTATTTCAAAATAGAGATATTATACGAGCACACGCAACCATGAAATCTATACCAGTACTTGCAAACTGGTTGAGGTCAGAGGAGTTGACCACCAGATATTTTGCTGCACAGGCAATGGCCAGCCTAGTCTGTAATGGTAGCAGGGGTACTCTTTTATCTGTTGCAAATTCTGGAGCAGCAGGCGGGCTCATTTCCCTACTTGGCTGTGCCGATGTTGATATAAGTGATCTTTTGCAGTTGTCAGAAGAGTTTGGTTTAGTGCGTTATCCTGAGCAAGTTGCTCTTGAGAGGTTGTTCAGAGTTGAAGACATAAGAGTTGGTGCTACTTCTAGAAAAGCAATACCTGCACTTGTTGATCTTCTCAAACCAATTCCAGATCGTCCTGGAGCACCATTTTTAGCACTTGGGCTTCTGACTCAACTTGCAAAGGACTGTCCGTCAAATAAGATTGTAATGGTAGAATCAGGAGCTTTGGAAGCACTGACTAGGTATCTCTCACTTGGTCCTCAAGATGCAACTGAGGAAGCTGCTACAGATCTGTTAGGTATACTATTTGGCAGTGCTGAGATAAGGAGACATGACTCTTCATTTGGTGCTGTCAGTCAACTTGTGGCAGTTTTACGGTTAGGTGGAAGAGCTTCCAGGTATAGTGCTGCTAAAGCATTGGAAAGCTTATTTTCTGCTGATCATATAAGGAATGCAGAAAGTGCTCGGCAAGCCGTTCAACCCTTGGTGGAGATTCTTAATACTGGTTCTGAGAGGGAGCAGCATGCTGCAATTGCTGCGTTGGTGAGGTTGCTGAGTGAAAATCCATCAAGGGCCTTAGCAGTTGCAGATGTTGAAATGAATGCAGTAGATGTTCTTTGCAAGATTCTTTCATCAAATTGCTCAATGGAGCTGAAAGGGGATGCTGCTGAGTTGTGTTGTGTTCTGTTTGGAAATACAAGAATCAGGTCGACAATGGCTGCAGCTCGATGTGTGGAGCCTCTGGTGTCTCTTCTTGTTACTGAGTTCAGTCCTGCGCAGCATTCAGTTGTCCGAGCGTTGGATAAACTTGTTGATGATGAGCAACTTGCAGAGCTTGTTGCTGCTCATGGTGCAGTTATTCCTCTTGTTGGCCTCCTCTATGGTAAGAATTACTTGCTCCACGAAGCTATTTCCAGAGCCCTTGTGAAGTTAGGGAAAGACAGGCCTGCTTGTAAGATGGAAATGGTGAAAGCTGGAGTGATTGAGAGCATACTTGACATCCTCCATGAGGCACCCGATTTTCTCTGTGCTGCTTTTGCAGAACTGCTCCGAATATTGACCAACAATGCAAGCATTGCTAAGGGACCGTCTGCTTCAAAAGTTGTTGAGCCCCTTTTTATGCTGCTAACAAGACCAGAATTTGGACCTGATGGGCTGCATAGTGCACTACAGGTTCTTGTCAACATTTTGGAGCATCCACAGTGTCGTTCTGACTATAGCTTGACATCCCACCAAGCTATTGAACCAATTATCCCCCTGCTTGATTCTCCTGCTCCTGCAGTACAACAGTTGGCTGCTGAGCTTCTATCACATTTACTCTTTGAAGAACAACTTCAAAAGGATTCAGTGACTCAGCAAGTGATTGGTCCTCTCATACGGGTTCTTGGCTCTGGTATACACATATTGCAGCAGAGAGCTGTGAAGGCCCTTGTTAGTATTGCGCTAATATGGCCAAATGAAATTGCTAAAGAGGGTGGTGTCACTGAACTGTCCAAGGTGATATTGCAATCAGATCCATCTCTTCCTCATGCTTTGTGGGAATCGGCTGCTTCCGTTTTATCAAGTATTCTGCAGTTTAGTTCTGAATTTTATTTGGAAGTGCCTGTTGCTGTGTTGGTAAGGTTGCTTCGTTCTGGCTCAGAAAGCACAGTAGTTGGTGCATTGAATGCTCTTCTGGTACTGGAAAGTGATGATGCAACCAGTGCAGAAGCAATGGCCGAAAGTGGTGCTTTAGAGGCTCTTTTGGAACTTCTCAGATCTCATCAGTGTGAGGAAACTGCTGCAAGGCTGTTGGAAGTATTGTTGAACAATGTGAAGATCAGAGAAACTAAGGCTACCAAGTCTGCCATAGTACCATTGTCTCAGTACCTCTTGGATCCGCAAACCCAAGCCCAACAAGCGAGGTTGCTAGCAACTCTAGCTCTTGGTGATCTCTTCCAGAATGAAGGCCTTGCTCGAAGTGCTGACGCTGTATCTGCTTGTCGTGCACTAGTAAATGTGCTTGAAGACCAACCTACTGAAGAAATGAAAGTTGTAGCGATATGTGCTTTGCAAAACCTTGTGATGTACAGTCGGTCCAATAAAAGAGCCGTTGCTGAGGCTGGTGGTGTTCAGGTTGTGTTGGATCTGATTGGTTCAAGTGATCCAGAAACGTCCATTCAGGCTGCAATGTTTGTTAAACTTCTCTTTTCAAATAATACCATTCAAGAGTATGCTTCTAGTGAGACAGTAAGGGCCATTACTG CTGCTATCGAAAAGGATTTATGGGCAACTGGAACTGTGAATGAGGAGTATCTGAAAGCTCTGAATTCTCTTTTTAGCAATTTCCCACGTCTTAGAGCCACAGAACCTGCAACGCTAAGCATTCCTCATCTTGTTACATCCCTCAAGACAGGGTCAGAGGCAACTCAAGAAGCTGCCTTGGATGCACTCTTTCTTCTTAGGCAAGCCTGGTCAGCATGCCCCGCGGAAGTTTCTAGGGCTCAGTCAATTGCTGCAGCCGATGCGATTCCCTTGCTGCAATACTTAATTCAGTCCGGCCCACCTCGGTTTCAGGAGAAGACAGAATTTTTGTTACAATGTTTGCCAGGGACATTGGTGGTCATAATCAAACGTGGAAATAATATGAAGCAGTCAGTGGGAAACCCTAGTGTTTATTGCAAGATTACACTAGGCAACACTCCACCTAAGCAAACTAAG GTTGTTTCAACTGGCCCTAATCCAGAATGGGATGAAACCTTTTCGTGGTCCTTTGAGAGTCCCCCGAAAGGCCAGAAGCTCCACATATCTTGCAAGAACAAGAGCAAAATGGGAAAG AGTTCATTCGGAAAAGTTACCATCCAGATTGATCGGGTAGTAATGCTGGGAGCCGTTGCCGGTGAGTACACTCTGTTGCCAGAAAGCAAAAGTGGGCCCTCACGGAATTTAGAAATAGAGTTCCAGTGGTCTAACAAGTAA